ATGGCCGCCGGCGCGCTGGGCGATGCGACCTTCACCTCCTCCGTCGGGCTCGACCCGTCGCTGACCTTCACCGCCTTCGTCACGGGCGAAGCGAACATCCTCGCCTGCAACGCGGCGCAGCGCATGGCGGCACTGGAACAGCCGCAGTTCTCGCCCCTGTATCTCAAGGCGGCGACCGGACAGGGCAAGACCCACCTGCTCCACGCCATCGGCCATGCCTATCTGCAGGCCCACCCGCGCGCCCGGATCTTCTACTGCTCGGCCGAGCGGTTCATGGTCGAGTTCGTGCAGGCTTTGAAGTCGAGCCAGACGATCGAGTTCAAGGCCCGGTTGCGCAGCTTCGACCTGCTGCTGGTGGACGATATCCAGTTCATCATCGGCAAGGCGAGCGCGCAGGAAGAACTGCTCTATACGATCGACGCGCTGCTGGCCGAAGGCAAACGGCTGGTCTTCGCCGCCGACCGCGCTCCGCAGGCGCTGGACGGGGTTGAACCGCGCCTGCTCAGCCGCCTGTCGATGGGCCTCGTCGCCGATATCCAGCCCGCCGATATCGAGCTGCGCAAGAAGATCCTCGTCTCCAAGCTGGTGCGCTTCGCGCCGCTCGCCGTGCCCGAGGACGTGGTCGAATTCCTCGCCCGCACCATCACCCGCAACATCCGCGAGCTGGTCGGCGGCCTCAACAAGCTGATCGCCTATGCCCAGCTGACCGGGCAGGAAGTCTCGCTCCAGCTGGCTGAAGAGCAGCTCACCGATATCCTTTCGGCCAACCGCCGCCGGATCACCATCGACGAGATCCAGCGCACCGTCTGCCAGTTCTACCGTATCGACCGTTCGGAGATGAGCTCCAAGCGGCGCGCACGCGCCGTGGTTCGCCCGCGGCAGGTGGCGATGTATCTGTCCAAGGTGCTCACCCCGCGTTCTTATCCCGAAATCGGGCGCAAGTTCGGCGGGCGCGACCATTCGACGGTGATCCACGCGGTGCGCCTGATCGAGGATCTGCGTCAGCGCGACGCCGACATGGACGGTGATGTGCGCAGCCTGCTGCGCCAGCTGGAGAGCTGATTACCCACAATCTGGCCACCGGCTTTGCACCGCGCTTTCGACAGGCTGATCCACAGCCCTGTCGACAGGCTGTGCACAGGCTGTAAACAGCCTGTCCATGCCTTCTCAGCGCCTTTCTCCCGACTGTATCGACCTGCCTGCCGGGTGGATTCCCGCGCTTGTCCGCGGCGCGCGGGGCAAGTGCCCGCGCTGCGGCGAGGCTGCGCTGTTCCGCGCATGGCTGAAACCCGTCGATCGCTGCGGCCATTGCAAGCAGGATTGGTCTGTGCAGCAGGCCGATGATTTCCCGGCCTATATCGGCATCTTCGTGGTTGGACACCTGCTCGCACCGGTGGTGATCGCGATGATCGGCACCTTCGGCATGTCGGCCTGGCTGACCCTTGCCATCATCCTGCCGGTGGCGATTGGGCTGCTGCTGGTGACGCTCCAGCCGACCAAGGGCGCGGTGATCGGCTTCCTGTGGTGGCATGGCATTGGTGCCTTCCGGCAAGAGCGCCGCGCGCCGGAGGACAAGCCGTGACGCTTTCTTCCGCCCGGCTTGACCGCTTCGCCCGCCACA
This DNA window, taken from Porphyrobacter sp. ULC335, encodes the following:
- the dnaA gene encoding chromosomal replication initiator protein DnaA, with translation MEDSEAVNLAADWADISQGLRKDLGHQLHSQWIKPIQLGALTRDTGTLDLYLPTEFSANWVRDRFHDRLQLAWSIARSEVRKVNIIVHPGRRQLPDLRLDDGRRPANDGASAIAMAAGALGDATFTSSVGLDPSLTFTAFVTGEANILACNAAQRMAALEQPQFSPLYLKAATGQGKTHLLHAIGHAYLQAHPRARIFYCSAERFMVEFVQALKSSQTIEFKARLRSFDLLLVDDIQFIIGKASAQEELLYTIDALLAEGKRLVFAADRAPQALDGVEPRLLSRLSMGLVADIQPADIELRKKILVSKLVRFAPLAVPEDVVEFLARTITRNIRELVGGLNKLIAYAQLTGQEVSLQLAEEQLTDILSANRRRITIDEIQRTVCQFYRIDRSEMSSKRRARAVVRPRQVAMYLSKVLTPRSYPEIGRKFGGRDHSTVIHAVRLIEDLRQRDADMDGDVRSLLRQLES
- a CDS encoding DUF983 domain-containing protein, producing MPSQRLSPDCIDLPAGWIPALVRGARGKCPRCGEAALFRAWLKPVDRCGHCKQDWSVQQADDFPAYIGIFVVGHLLAPVVIAMIGTFGMSAWLTLAIILPVAIGLLLVTLQPTKGAVIGFLWWHGIGAFRQERRAPEDKP